DNA from Geobacter sulfurreducens PCA:
TTCGACCAAGGACAACAAGAAAGCTGTGCTGAAGATTGTGGAATAATGACGCGAAGCAGTGAGCCGGTGCGGCAGGATGATCTCAAGCTGCTCGGCAAGATAGTAACAACTCACGGGATTCGGGGGCAACTCAAGGTCGCTTCCTTTTCCGGTGAATTTGATACGATCCTTTCCCTTGAGACGGTCGTGCTCAAGGGAAAGGACGGCAGGATGGAGACATTCCCCGTGGCACGGGCGACCGTGCATCATGACCGGGTGCTCCTTTCGCTTACGCCGTTTACGAATATAAACGAAGTACTTCATCTGATTTCGGCTGTGAGCTACGCCCATCGCGATCAGTTTCCCCCCTTGGAAGAGGGGGAGTATTACTGGTGCGACCTCATAGGTCTCCAGGTTGTGACAGCGGCGGGAACCGTCATCGGCCGGCTCGACTCGATACTCCCCACGGAAAGTCATGATGTCTACGTGGTACGCGGTGCCGACAGGGAATATCTCATCCCGGCCGTAGAGGATGTGGTGGTGCAGGTCGACCTTGAGGCAGGCACCATGACGGTCAGTCCCCCCGAGGGGCTGCTCGATCTATGAAATTTGACATATTGACGCTGTTTCCAGCCATGTTCGACGGGCCTCTTACCGAAAGCATCATCCGGCGGGCCGTGGAACGGGGGTTCGTGGATATCAGTCTGCACAATATTCGCGACTACGCAACCGATCGGCACCGGGTCGTTGATGATGCCCCGTACGGCGGCGGTGATGGCATGGTCATGAAAGTCGAGCCTCTTGCCGCCTGCATTGAGGCGGTGAAGGCAGAGCGGCCGGCAGCGCGGGTCATCCTGACCACCCCCCGGGGGCGGCGATTCGACCATGACGCCGCCCGCGAGCTGGCCGGCTACGAAGAGCTCATCATCGTTTGCGGCCGTTATGAAGGAATAGACGAACGGGTGCGCGATCTCTTTGTGGATGACGAATTTTCCATCGGCGATTTCGTCCTCACGGGAGGCGAACTTGCCGCAATGGTCATGATCGACGCGGTGATCCGTTTTATCCCCGGCGTCCTCGGTTCTCCCGGCTCGGCGGAATATGATTCATTCGCTGACGGCCTGCTCGAATATCCTCAGTACACCCGTCCGGTGGAGTTCCGGGGGGTTCAAGTGCCAGGGGTCCTCCTGTCGGGAAACCACGCCGAGATCAGCCGATGGCGGCGCCAGAAAGCTCTTGAGTTGACGAGGCGGGTGCGTCCCGATCTGCTCCACAAAGCGGAACTAAGCAGCAGTGACCGGGACTGTCTGGCGATGCTCGAAAGGGAAGGCGAGCCATGACCTGCGGTGAGTGCAGCAGGCCTGCGGTGAGTGTGGCTCTTGTCCACTATCCGGTGTATGACAAGAATCGGCAGGTAGTCGCAACGGCCGTCACCAATCTTGACATCCATGATATTTCCCGCTCTGCCAGGACGTTCGGCCTCAATCATTACTACCTGGTTACCCCCGTCGAGGGCCAGAAGGAGTTGGCCGGGCGGATTATCAGGCATTGGCGGGAAGGATGGGGGGCATCCTATAACCCCAAACGCAAGGCAGCTTTGGACCTCGTGCGGATTTCGAATTCCATTGAAGAGGTCCTGGAAGAACTCGGCAACGAATACGGCGCACCTGCCCGGCTCGTTACCACCGGCGCCCGCCAGCATCCGCGCAGTATCGGGTATGAGCAGATGGCGTCGATAATGGCACATGATCGTGAGCATCCCTATCTCATTGTGTTCGGTACGGGATGGGGGCTTACGGAGGATTTTTTCGACCGGGCGGACTTTGTGCTCGCCCCGATTCAGGGGCCGGGCGAGTATAACCACTTGTCGGTTCGGTCGGCAGCGGCAATCATCATGGACAGGCTGTTCGGGGTGCGATGAAAGCGGTGCCCCGCGCCAGATAGACCTGACAACAAACAGACGTTTTCTGTCAGATAAACGGGAGGAAGAGAAGCATGAACAAGATTGATGCAATCGAACTGGAGCAAATGAAAAAGAACATCCCCCCCTTCAAGCCGGGCGATACTCTCAAGGTTCACGTGAAAATCGTGGAAGGCGACAAGAGCCGTATCCAGGCGTTCCAAGGGGTGTGCATCAGCCGACAAAACGGCGGCATCCGTGAGTCGTTCACCGTCCGCAAGATTTCCAACAACATCGGGGTCGAGCGTGTGTTCCCGCTTCACTCGCCCACCGTTGACGCTATTGAAGTGATTACCCGCGGTCATGTCCGCCGGGCAAAGCTCTACTATCTCCGCAAGCTGCGCGGCAAGGCCGCCCGCATCCGCGAAAAGAAGTACGTGGCGGCTCAGTAACCACGAAGCCCCGCCCAGTGCGGGGCTTTCGTTTTTTCGGCTGGAGGGGAGGCAGTGTCGTTAACCCTGTTCGATCATGAGCCGCAGCCGGCGGTCTGGGATTTCGAGAGCCGGGCTGCTCGCCGCGGCTATCGCACCATTGCGGGCATTGATGAGGCAGGGCGCGGTCCCCTTGCCGGACCCGTAGTGGCGGCGGCCGTCATCCTTCCCTTCGGCACCGACCTGCCGGGCGTCGACGATTCCAAAAAGCTCACCCCAGCACGACGAGATGACCTGTTTACCCTCATCCAAGGCACCGCCCTTGCTATCGGTGTCGGTGTGGCGGACCACAAGGTCATTGACCGGATCAATATCCTTCAGGCCACTCTCGCAGCCATGCGCGAAGCCGTGGAATGTCTGACCGATCCGCCCGACTACCTTCTGGTGGACGGGATTTCCCCCGTCCCTCTTCCCGTGGCTCAGCAAACCATCAAAAAAGGCGACAGTGCGAGCATTTCCATTGCCGCAGCTTCTATCATTGCCAAGGTCACCCGCGACCGGCTGATGGCGGAGTACGATCAACTCTACCCCGGGTATGGCTTTGCCGAGCACAAGGGGTACGGGAGCGCCTCCCATATGGCAGCTATTGCCGCACTGGGGCCTTCGCCCATTCACCGCACAACCTTCCGCGGGGTCAGGGAGCACCTGGGAGAAAGTCGGTGCCGGTAGGAGAAGGCAGCCATCATAACAAGATCCTCGGTGTTCGCGGCGAGGACCTGGCCGCAGCCTACCTTGAACGGCTCCGTTACCGTATCATCGACCGGAACTTCCGCTGCAGGGGGGGGGAGGTCGACATCGTAGCCCGTGACGGAAAGACACTTGTGTTCGTCGAGGTCAAAACCAGGAGGACGGCCGGTTACGGCGTCCCCCAGTTGGCGGTCACTCCCTTCAAGCAGCGGCAGATTTCCAAGGCGGCTCTTGCCTGGCTCACCCGCAAGGGCATGTTAGACGTAAACGCCAGGTTCGATGTTATCGCAATAACCATTCTTTCCCCCGACGCCCCCCGCATCGAACATATCACCAACGCTTTCGAGCTTGCCTACTGACCCGGAATTACCGTTGAAACCTCCCCACCCCTGTGGTACCGTAGGCCGAAACTTACGGGGGAGATGTCGTGGATTTCACTGTTGCACTGGCCCAGATCAAACCGAAACTTGGCTGTGTCGCCGATAACTGCCTCATGGTTCGTCAGGCCGTGGAGCGGGGAATCGACGAGAAGGCCGATCTTGTCGTTTTTCCTGAACTGGCGCTTACGGGCTACTTTCTCAAAGACTTGGTTCCCGATGTAGCACTGCGGCTGGACGCGCCTGAAATCAATGCCCTCCGGGAGCTTTCCCGCCATATTTCCATTGCGGTGGGCCTTGTAGAGGTGTCGGCCGACTATCGTTTTTTCAATACCTCTCTCTATCTTGAAGGGGGAGAGGTGCGCCACGTTCACAGAAAAGTGTACCTGCCCACCTACGGGCTCTTCGATGAGCAGCGTTATCTCGCGCGAGGCGAGCACTTCCGGGCCTTCGACTCCCGCTTCGGCCGGATGGGGCTCCTCATATGCGAGGATATGTGGCATCTTTCCGCTCCCTACATTCTTGCCATGGACGGTGCGACCACGGTGATCTGTCTCTCGAGCAGCCCTGGCCGGGGATTGACCGAGGATGACAGCCTCGGTTCGACCATTGCGTGGCAGAAGCTGACGTCGACGACGGCCATGTTTTTCAATTGCCGTGTTCTCTACTGCAACCGCGTAGGTTATGAAGACGGTGTCAATTTCTGGGGCGGCTCGGAGGTCGTGGCGCCATCGGGCGCAGTAACCAGCCGTGCGCGCATACTGGAGGAGGATTTTCTGGTCGCCGGCGTAGACGAAGGCGCTTTGCGCCGCGAACGGATTTTTTCGCCGATGATGCGGGACGAGAGCCTCTTGATTACCCTGAGCGAATTGCGCCGAATCGAGCGGGAGAGGGGACGCTGATGGGTGGGCTCATGGTTAATGCTGCGCTGCTGCGTCAAGTGTTGGTTGGCTTCCTGCGGGAAGAAGTCCACAAGGTGGGCGTGCGCAAGGCGGTACTGGGATTATCGGGCGGCATCGACTCCGCTCTGGTCGCATTCCTTGCCGCCGAGGCACTCGGCCCCGACAATGTGCACGCCATCATCATGCCCTACCGGACGAGCAATCCCGAGAGCGAAGCCCATGCCCGCCTTGTCGCCGAGCAGCTGGGGATCAATCATGAGGTGATAGAAATAACGCCCATGGTAGATGCCTACTTCACCCGCTTCCCCGATGCGGACAACATGCGCCGCGGTAACAAAATGGCCCGTGAGCGGATGACAATCCTCTATGACCATTCCGCCGCTCTTGGGGCTCTTGTTCTCGGTACCAGCAACAAGACCGAACTTCTGCTCGGCTATGGAACGCTTTACGGCGATATGGCGAGCGCTCTCAACCCGATCGGCGACATATACAAAACACAGGTCTGGCAGCTCTCCGAGACGATGGGAGTTCCGCGGCAGATTATCGAAAAGAAGCCGTCGGCCGATCTCTGGGCCGGCCAGACCGATGAGCAGGAGCTTGGCTTCACGTATCGTGAGGTTGATGAACTTCTCTACTGCATGATCGATCTCCGCATGAATCGTCTCGAGCTGCTTGCGCGCGGCTTTGTGGCAGATTTTATCGACACGGTGAGTGGCAAGGTGCAGAATTCCCACTTCAAGCGGCGGCTGCCCGTCATCGCCAAGGTCTCCAACCGCACCATCGATCGCGATTTCCGCTATTCACGCGATTGGGGCAAGTGACGCGCATTCCGCGTCCGCAGCAGCGTTCCCGTGCCAGGCATCCTGTACATCATCGCGACTCCCATCGGCAACCTTGAGGATATCACCTACCGGGCAGTCCGTATTCTTGGTGAGGTCGACCTTGTTGCCGCCGAAGATACGCGGCATACTCGCAAGCTTCTTTCTAGGTATGGAATTACCAAGCCTCTCACCTCCTACTTTGACCACAATAAATCGCTGAAAGGCGAATATCTTCTGACTCGGCTGCATGACGGTCAATCCGTTGCTCTGGTAACCGATGCGGGGACTCCGTGTATCTCCGACCCCGGCTACCAACTGGTGCGTGATGCCGTCAGTGAGGGCATCCTCGTCGTACCCGTGCCGGGGCCGTCGGCGTTCGTGGCTGCACTCTCCGCTGCCGGTCTTCCAACCGATGCATTCGTCTTTGAGGGTTTTCTGCCGACGCGGGGGAAAAGGCGGCTCGAAAAGCTTGCCAATCTCAAGGGCGAGCAGCGAGTTGTCATCTTCTATGAGGCTCCGGGGCGTCTTCAGGCTGCGCTGGCCGACATGCGGGAGGTTCTCGGCGATCGTCACGTTGTCGTTGCGCGCGAGTTGACAAAGATTCACGAGGAATTCGTGCGCGGTCGGGTCTCGTTTGTCGCGGAGCATTTTGCCGCTGTCGACGTTAAGGGGGAGGTCGTGATCCTTGTGGCGCCAGCTCCTGCGCCCGCGACTCCTGGCGAAGGCGAACTGAAAGACTTGCTGCGGCACTATCTTCGCCGGAGTGACATCTCATTCAAGGATGCTGTAAAGCGGGTGAGCGTAGAGTTGGATATCTCGCGTGCACAAGTCTACGAAATGGCCCTTAAGCTGAAAAACGACGATGAATCGGTTGGTTTTGAAAAAAGATAACTGGCTCGAAAAAAATCCTTGACCGGTGGGGAATGATTTGGTAGTTTCGGTGTTCCTTTCGGGGGGGCACAACGAAGCGGCGCGGGAAAAAGCGCTGGCCCCGAAAAAAAGAAGTTGACACGGCAGGCGAGATGATGTAGGTTGCAAAGTCTGCCGCGACGAAAAACGGCTTGGTCTTTGAAAACTAAATAGCAGACACGTAAATAATTGCGGGTTCTTGAAAACTTTGAGAATCTCTGAAAGGGATTCAAGCTTTTATCAGTTCAAACTGGAGAGTTTGATCCTGGCTCAGAACGAACGCTGGCGGCGTGCCTAACACATGCAAGTCGAACGTGATCCATCCTTCGGGGTGGTGAAAGTGGCGCACGGGTGAGTAACGCGTGGATAATCTGCCCGAGGATTTGGGATAACATCTCGAAAGGGGTGCTAATACCGAATAAGCCCACGGGGTCTACGGATCTTGCGGGAAAAGGGGGGGACTTTCGGGCCTCCTGTCTTCGGATGAGTCCGCGTACCATTAGCTAGTTGGTAGGGTAATGGCCTACCAAGGCGACGATGGTTAGCTGGTCTGAGAGGATGATCAGCCACACTGGAACTGAGACACGGTCCAGACTCCTACGGGAGGCAGCAGTGGGGAATTTTGCGCAATGGGGGAAACCCTGACGCAGCAACGCCGCGTGGGTGATGAAGGCCTTCGGGTCGTAAAGCCCTGTCGGGAGGGAAGAAATGATTGAGAGCTAATACCTCTTGGTCTTGACGGTACCTCCGAAGGAAGCACCGGCTAACTCCGTGCCAGCAGCCGCGGTAATACGGAGGGTGCAAGCGTTGTTCGGAATTATTGGGCGTAAAGCGCGTGTAGGCGGTCTTTTAAGTCTGATGTGAAAGCCCCGGGCTCAACCTGGGAAGTGCATTGGAAACTGGGAGACTTGAGTACGGGAGAGGAGAGTGGAATTCCTAGTGTAGGAGTGAAATCCGTAGATATTAGGAGGAACACCGGTGGCGAAGGCGGCTCTCTGGACCGATACTGACGCTGAGACGCGAAAGCGTGGGTAGCAAACAGGATTAGATACCCTGGTAGTCCACGCCGTAAACGATGAGTACTAGGTGTTGCGGGTATTGACCCCTGCAGTGCCGTAGCTAACGCATTAAGTACTCCGCCTGGGAAGTACGGTCGCAAGACTAAAACTCAAAGGAATTGACGGGGGCCCGCACAAGCGGTGGAGCATGTGGTTTAATTCGACGCAACGCGCAGAACCTTACCTGGGCTTGACATCCACGGAACCCTCCCGAAACGGAGGGGTGCCCTTCGGGGAGCCGTGAGACAGGTGCTGCATGGCTGTCGTCAGCTCGTGTCGTGAGATGTTGGGTTAAGTCCCGCAACGAGCGCAACCCTTATCATCAGTTGCCATCATTAAGTTGGGCACTCTGATGAAACTGCCGGTGTCAAACCGGAGGAAGGTGGGGATGACGTCAAGTCCTCATGGCCCTTATGTCCAGGGCTACACACGTGCTACAATGGCCGGTACAAAGAGTCGCAATGCCGCGAGGTGGAGCCAATCTCAAAAAGCCGGTCTCAGTTCGGATTGGAGTCTGCAACTCGACTCCATGAAGTCGGAATCGCTAGTAATCGCGGATCAGCATGCCGCGGTGAATACGTTCCCGGGCCTTGTACACACCGCCCGTCACACCACGGGAGTCGACTGGTCCCGAAGTGCGTGAGCTAACCAGCAATGGAGGCAGCGTCCTAAGGAATGGTCGGTGACTGGGGTGAAGTCGTAACAAGGTAGCCGTAGGGGAACCTGCGGCTGGATCACCTCCTTTCTAAGGAGCTCAATACCTGAAGGTATTCAGCAACCTAGGTCAATCCCGCAATTACAACGTGTCTGCTGTTTAGTTTTGAAAGACCAAGGCCCGGACGTCTTGGTCTTTGTTCTCTGAAACTTGAGCGTGAATCGTGGAAAATAGCGATGACGATGGGCTTGTAGCTCAGTTGGCTAGAGCACACGACTGATAATCGTGAGGTCG
Protein-coding regions in this window:
- the rimM gene encoding ribosome maturation factor RimM (Essential for efficient processing of 16S rRNA); protein product: MTRSSEPVRQDDLKLLGKIVTTHGIRGQLKVASFSGEFDTILSLETVVLKGKDGRMETFPVARATVHHDRVLLSLTPFTNINEVLHLISAVSYAHRDQFPPLEEGEYYWCDLIGLQVVTAAGTVIGRLDSILPTESHDVYVVRGADREYLIPAVEDVVVQVDLEAGTMTVSPPEGLLDL
- the trmD gene encoding tRNA (guanosine(37)-N1)-methyltransferase TrmD, producing MKFDILTLFPAMFDGPLTESIIRRAVERGFVDISLHNIRDYATDRHRVVDDAPYGGGDGMVMKVEPLAACIEAVKAERPAARVILTTPRGRRFDHDAARELAGYEELIIVCGRYEGIDERVRDLFVDDEFSIGDFVLTGGELAAMVMIDAVIRFIPGVLGSPGSAEYDSFADGLLEYPQYTRPVEFRGVQVPGVLLSGNHAEISRWRRQKALELTRRVRPDLLHKAELSSSDRDCLAMLEREGEP
- a CDS encoding RNA methyltransferase — its product is MTCGECSRPAVSVALVHYPVYDKNRQVVATAVTNLDIHDISRSARTFGLNHYYLVTPVEGQKELAGRIIRHWREGWGASYNPKRKAALDLVRISNSIEEVLEELGNEYGAPARLVTTGARQHPRSIGYEQMASIMAHDREHPYLIVFGTGWGLTEDFFDRADFVLAPIQGPGEYNHLSVRSAAAIIMDRLFGVR
- the rplS gene encoding 50S ribosomal protein L19; this encodes MNKIDAIELEQMKKNIPPFKPGDTLKVHVKIVEGDKSRIQAFQGVCISRQNGGIRESFTVRKISNNIGVERVFPLHSPTVDAIEVITRGHVRRAKLYYLRKLRGKAARIREKKYVAAQ
- a CDS encoding ribonuclease HII; protein product: MSLTLFDHEPQPAVWDFESRAARRGYRTIAGIDEAGRGPLAGPVVAAAVILPFGTDLPGVDDSKKLTPARRDDLFTLIQGTALAIGVGVADHKVIDRINILQATLAAMREAVECLTDPPDYLLVDGISPVPLPVAQQTIKKGDSASISIAAASIIAKVTRDRLMAEYDQLYPGYGFAEHKGYGSASHMAAIAALGPSPIHRTTFRGVREHLGESRCR
- a CDS encoding YraN family protein, encoding MPVGEGSHHNKILGVRGEDLAAAYLERLRYRIIDRNFRCRGGEVDIVARDGKTLVFVEVKTRRTAGYGVPQLAVTPFKQRQISKAALAWLTRKGMLDVNARFDVIAITILSPDAPRIEHITNAFELAY
- a CDS encoding nitrilase-related carbon-nitrogen hydrolase; translation: MDFTVALAQIKPKLGCVADNCLMVRQAVERGIDEKADLVVFPELALTGYFLKDLVPDVALRLDAPEINALRELSRHISIAVGLVEVSADYRFFNTSLYLEGGEVRHVHRKVYLPTYGLFDEQRYLARGEHFRAFDSRFGRMGLLICEDMWHLSAPYILAMDGATTVICLSSSPGRGLTEDDSLGSTIAWQKLTSTTAMFFNCRVLYCNRVGYEDGVNFWGGSEVVAPSGAVTSRARILEEDFLVAGVDEGALRRERIFSPMMRDESLLITLSELRRIERERGR
- a CDS encoding NAD+ synthase, producing the protein MGGLMVNAALLRQVLVGFLREEVHKVGVRKAVLGLSGGIDSALVAFLAAEALGPDNVHAIIMPYRTSNPESEAHARLVAEQLGINHEVIEITPMVDAYFTRFPDADNMRRGNKMARERMTILYDHSAALGALVLGTSNKTELLLGYGTLYGDMASALNPIGDIYKTQVWQLSETMGVPRQIIEKKPSADLWAGQTDEQELGFTYREVDELLYCMIDLRMNRLELLARGFVADFIDTVSGKVQNSHFKRRLPVIAKVSNRTIDRDFRYSRDWGK
- the rsmI gene encoding 16S rRNA (cytidine(1402)-2'-O)-methyltransferase, giving the protein MPGILYIIATPIGNLEDITYRAVRILGEVDLVAAEDTRHTRKLLSRYGITKPLTSYFDHNKSLKGEYLLTRLHDGQSVALVTDAGTPCISDPGYQLVRDAVSEGILVVPVPGPSAFVAALSAAGLPTDAFVFEGFLPTRGKRRLEKLANLKGEQRVVIFYEAPGRLQAALADMREVLGDRHVVVARELTKIHEEFVRGRVSFVAEHFAAVDVKGEVVILVAPAPAPATPGEGELKDLLRHYLRRSDISFKDAVKRVSVELDISRAQVYEMALKLKNDDESVGFEKR